A stretch of the Drosophila sulfurigaster albostrigata strain 15112-1811.04 chromosome 2L, ASM2355843v2, whole genome shotgun sequence genome encodes the following:
- the LOC133850805 gene encoding uncharacterized protein LOC133850805, with product MNYYDEEITISGPDSKHLSSVQMDRSSRSDTAARGQTGATAAAVQSTGGQRAARQRNLQLQGNSADDDGLLQDIIDHDDEADDSDDDDDDSELQMAGSGLGMAATAPRPQTRPGSTRNAKQPQIADDQLSFGSSDEAAGGEHATGMKLAHQKLPMPAQQRRSAGQAQEMNTFNLTPDKWEQLPLQPELKEIFPYILKYTPQTIETPYHLQPFIPEFVPAVGDVDAMLKVQAPALLQPQRQRELDEQLQRLGLMLLDEPSGTQSEPSLLNMKLRSVLSGSRGTKPRHGGAYSATMVPTARSAKDIERWIGEVEQVHMTQSMYDAQPRKDIDALLEHWPRSYAEPVTKDALDQAYHSCLQQQISLGDYVRVLCERFGVEGPLETQSDYIHNVQTLFALYLAASQAWE from the exons ATGAATTACTACGATGAGGAGATCACAATCAGTGGCCCGGACAGCAAGCATCTGAGCAGTGTGCAAATGGACAGGTCATCGAGGTCTGACACGGCTGCCAGAGGCCAGActggagcaactgcagcagcagtacAATCTACAGGCGGACAACGGGCGGCCAGGCAACGCAATTTG cagctgcagggCAACTCGGCGGATGACGATGGCCTCCTCCAGGATATTATCGATCACGATGACGAGGCCGATgacagcgacgacgatgacgatgacagcGAGCTGCAAATGGCTGGCAGTGGACTGGGCATGGCGGCAACTGCGCCACGTCCGCAGACACGTCCTGGCAGCACACGCAATGCAAAGCAGCCGCAGATCGCCGATGACCAGCTGAGCTTTGGCAGCTCGGACGAGGCAGCTGGCGGAGAGCATGCGACTGGCATGAAGTTGGCACATCAGAAGCTACCAATGCCAGCGCAGCAGCGACGCAGTGCTGGGCAGGCACAGGAGATGAACACGTTCAATTTGACGCCCGACAAGTGGGAGCAACTGCCACTGCAGCCGGAACTCAAAGAGATCTTTCCCTACATACTCAAGTATACGCCACAAACTATTGAGACGCCCTATCATCTGCAGCCCTTCATCCCGGAGTTTGTGCCCGCCGTGGGCGATGTGGATGCCATGCTGAAGGTACAGGCGCCAGCTCTGTTGCAACCGCAACGTCAACGCGAGCTGGATGAGCAGTTGCAGCGATTGGGTCTAATGCTGCTTGATGAGCCGTCGGGCACACAAAGCGAGCCCAGTTTGCTCAACATGAAGTTGCGCTCCGTGCTGAGCGGCAGTCGTGGCACAAAGCCGCGTCATGGTGGCGCCTACTCGGCAACGATGGTGCCCACAGCCCGATCTGCCAAGGATATTGAACGCTGGATTGGTGAAGTGGAACAGGTGCACATGACGCAATCCATGTACGATGCACAGCCGCGTAAGGATATCGATGCGTTGCTCGAGCATTGGCCACGTTCGTATGCCGAGCCAGTGACCAAAGATGCTCTCGACCAGGCCTATCACTCCTGTCTACAGCAGCAAATCTCACTAGGCGATTATGTGCGCGTGCTTTGTGAACGCTTTGGCGTCGAGGGACCGCTGGAGACGCAATCGGATTACATACACAACGTTCAGACGCTGTTTGCCCTCTACCTGGCCGCGAGTCAGGCCTGGgaatag